In one Echinicola marina genomic region, the following are encoded:
- a CDS encoding WG repeat-containing protein gives MNRDGRANLSYLYFDFPGQPIDTLTKGDYLTMFPNAEKGLFRWSSILGKDSGMFPFSEGLATIKSPDHLFGYMDKSMNVIIAPQFPNAGSFYEGLASVQNKDHQWGFIDKEGKTVIPFSYHAQPTRFSCGLARVTNNKGKRGYINPSNELVIPAEYTYATPFYKGHALVRKQVNSPILLIDKNGRTVASYDSVYSYLDKFNFEIPLHYETEKISPTLRQLMDTGKAIVRKEGRYGLIDINGQVILDFNYDLLKDYRNGLMLARTSTFENGRTIIRDGLIDEGGNFRFLFDEEGGF, from the coding sequence TTGAATAGAGATGGCCGTGCCAACTTATCCTACCTATATTTTGATTTTCCAGGTCAACCGATCGATACCTTGACCAAAGGTGATTACCTGACCATGTTCCCCAATGCAGAAAAAGGCCTGTTCAGGTGGTCCAGTATTCTCGGAAAGGATTCGGGGATGTTTCCATTTTCAGAAGGGCTAGCCACCATCAAAAGTCCAGACCATTTGTTCGGCTATATGGACAAATCCATGAATGTCATAATAGCCCCTCAATTCCCAAATGCAGGGAGTTTTTATGAAGGACTTGCTTCCGTCCAAAACAAGGATCACCAATGGGGATTTATTGATAAAGAAGGTAAAACCGTCATTCCATTTAGCTACCATGCACAGCCAACACGTTTTTCATGCGGTTTGGCCCGTGTCACCAACAACAAAGGGAAACGAGGCTATATCAACCCATCCAATGAACTGGTCATCCCTGCAGAATACACCTATGCAACGCCCTTTTATAAAGGACATGCCCTGGTCCGAAAACAGGTCAACAGCCCCATCTTATTGATCGATAAAAATGGGAGGACTGTAGCATCCTATGATTCAGTGTATAGCTATCTTGATAAATTTAACTTTGAAATCCCCCTTCACTATGAGACCGAAAAGATTTCTCCGACGCTCAGGCAATTAATGGATACTGGTAAGGCTATTGTTAGAAAAGAAGGACGTTATGGTCTTATTGATATAAATGGTCAAGTTATCCTTGACTTCAACTACGACCTCCTAAAAGACTATCGAAATGGTCTTATGCTTGCCCGAACAAGCACTTTTGAAAATGGCAGGACAATTATCCGCGATGGACTGATTGATGAAGGTGGTAATTTTCGGTTTTTGTTTGATGAAGAAGGTGGTTTTTAA